One Amycolatopsis thermophila DNA segment encodes these proteins:
- a CDS encoding helix-turn-helix domain-containing protein gives MATILDLAARSTHGTTLTEFARELDAPLSSIQGLVNGLVATGYLDERDRRYTLGPAPFLLTRLAGRPTVTTVTHEDLVALHDETGMTAVLAIVVGSDLYYVDYASSDPRYAYLAEGFVRRSLIRTSTGWVLLAGMDKRDLWAQISALPPDETDRVDRFLADLAQIQRDGLVAAPGASTEADGVSVAVVEGGKTVAAVGVMGSYDEVARRRSELVEVLTRRRREWAAREAR, from the coding sequence GTGGCGACGATCCTCGACCTGGCAGCCCGCTCGACCCACGGGACGACGCTGACCGAGTTCGCCCGCGAGCTCGACGCGCCCCTGAGCTCCATCCAGGGCCTGGTCAACGGGCTCGTCGCGACCGGTTACCTGGACGAGCGCGACCGCCGCTACACCCTGGGGCCGGCACCGTTCCTGCTCACCCGGCTCGCCGGCCGTCCCACCGTCACCACGGTCACGCACGAGGACCTGGTGGCCCTGCACGACGAGACGGGCATGACCGCCGTGCTCGCCATCGTGGTCGGCAGCGACCTCTACTACGTCGACTACGCCTCGTCCGATCCGCGGTACGCCTACCTCGCGGAGGGGTTCGTCCGGCGCTCGCTGATCCGGACGTCGACCGGCTGGGTGCTGCTGGCCGGGATGGACAAGCGGGACCTGTGGGCGCAGATCAGTGCGCTGCCGCCGGACGAGACGGACCGCGTGGACCGGTTCCTGGCCGATCTGGCGCAGATCCAGCGGGACGGTCTCGTGGCCGCGCCCGGTGCGTCGACCGAAGCCGACGGGGTGTCGGTCGCCGTGGTCGAGGGGGGCAAGACCGTGGCCGCGGTGGGGGTCATGGGCAGTTACGACGAGGTCGCGCGACGGCGGAGTGAGCTGGTCGAGGTGCTGACCCGCCGGCGACGCGAGTGGGCGGCGCGGGAAGCGCGCTAG
- a CDS encoding CaiB/BaiF CoA transferase family protein, producing the protein MNMPLDGVVVADFSRVLAGPLASMTLADLGATVIKVERPGSGDDTRSWGPPWTANSSAYFECANRSKRSVVLDLDDDADLALARELARRADVLVENFRDGALARRGLDYASVRAVNPGVVYCSVTGFGSRGGAPLPGYDFLVQATGGLMSITGEADGEPAKVGVAVVDVLTAKDATIGILAALRAREATGRGQRIEVNLLSSLLGSLANQASAYLATGRAPRRMGNRHPSVAPYETLRCKDDVLALACGNDRQFQRLADVLGDPGLAADGRFATNEARVLNRPALRSALEDLLAQDTAGAWSARLTAAGVPAGEVGDLGDGLRLADSLGLEPTVPVGDAPHQVRHPVTYSDTPVTRYTAPPRLGQHSDEIRRWLEEETR; encoded by the coding sequence ATGAACATGCCGCTGGACGGCGTCGTCGTCGCCGACTTCAGCCGGGTGCTGGCCGGCCCGCTGGCGTCGATGACGCTGGCCGACCTCGGCGCCACCGTGATCAAGGTGGAACGGCCCGGCTCGGGGGACGACACCCGCAGCTGGGGCCCGCCGTGGACGGCCAACTCCAGTGCGTACTTCGAGTGCGCGAACCGGTCGAAGCGCTCGGTGGTCCTCGATCTCGACGACGACGCGGACCTCGCGCTGGCCCGTGAACTGGCCCGCCGCGCCGACGTCCTGGTGGAGAACTTCCGCGACGGCGCCCTGGCGCGCCGGGGTCTGGACTACGCGTCCGTCCGCGCCGTCAACCCGGGGGTCGTCTACTGCTCGGTGACCGGGTTCGGCAGCCGGGGAGGCGCGCCCCTGCCCGGCTACGACTTCCTCGTGCAGGCCACGGGAGGCCTGATGAGCATCACCGGCGAGGCCGACGGCGAACCGGCGAAGGTCGGTGTGGCCGTGGTCGACGTGCTGACCGCCAAGGACGCCACGATCGGGATCCTCGCCGCGCTGCGGGCCCGCGAGGCGACCGGGCGCGGGCAGCGGATCGAGGTCAACCTGCTGTCCAGCCTGCTCGGGTCGCTGGCCAATCAGGCCTCCGCCTATCTCGCGACGGGCCGGGCGCCCCGCCGGATGGGCAACCGGCACCCGTCGGTCGCGCCGTACGAAACGCTGCGGTGCAAGGACGACGTGCTGGCCCTGGCCTGCGGCAACGACCGGCAGTTCCAGCGGCTGGCCGACGTGCTCGGCGACCCGGGCCTGGCCGCCGACGGCCGGTTCGCGACCAACGAGGCGCGCGTTCTCAACCGTCCGGCGCTGCGGTCCGCGCTCGAAGACCTGCTGGCCCAGGACACCGCCGGCGCGTGGAGCGCGCGTCTGACCGCGGCCGGGGTGCCCGCGGGCGAGGTCGGCGACCTCGGCGACGGCCTGCGCCTGGCGGACTCGCTCGGCCTGGAGCCGACCGTCCCGGTCGGGGACGCGCCGCATCAGGTCCGGCACCCGGTGACCTATTCGGACACCCCGGTCACCCGCTACACCGCCCCGCCCCGCCTGGGGCAACACAGTGACGAGATCCGCCGCTGGCTCGAAGAGGAGACACGATGA
- a CDS encoding acyl-CoA dehydrogenase family protein, with product MSTTTKLPPLDPRDPAGINDLLSSDEKDIAAAVRRLCEERVDPFVAGWFEEGRITDIRGLAKELGSLGVLGMHLEGYGCAGMSATQYGLACLELEASDSGLRSLVSVQGSLAMFAIWRWGSEEQKQQWLPPMAAGEAIGCFGLTEPDIGSDPGSMRTRARRDGADWVLDGRKMWITNGSVADVAVVWAQTDEGVRGFVVPTDTPGFSAPEIKHKLSLRASVTSELVLDGVRLPADAVLPEVTGLKGPLSCLNEARFGIVWGAMGAARSCLHAALSYAGERTQFGKPIAGFQLTQQKLVDMTLEYTKGVLLALHLGRRKDAGALRPEQVSLGKLNNVREALDICRAARTILGANGISLEYPVIRHMNNLESVLTYEGTVEMHTLVVGQAITGHAAFR from the coding sequence ATGAGCACCACCACGAAGCTGCCGCCGCTCGACCCGCGCGACCCCGCCGGGATCAACGACCTGCTGTCCAGCGACGAGAAGGACATCGCCGCCGCGGTCCGCCGCCTGTGCGAGGAGCGGGTCGACCCGTTCGTCGCCGGGTGGTTCGAGGAGGGCCGGATCACCGACATCCGCGGCCTGGCGAAGGAACTGGGCTCGCTCGGGGTGCTCGGGATGCACCTGGAGGGCTACGGGTGCGCCGGGATGTCCGCCACCCAGTACGGTCTTGCGTGCCTGGAGCTCGAGGCGTCCGACTCCGGTCTGCGGTCGCTGGTGTCGGTGCAGGGGTCGCTGGCGATGTTCGCGATCTGGCGGTGGGGCTCGGAGGAGCAGAAGCAGCAGTGGTTGCCTCCGATGGCCGCCGGCGAGGCGATCGGCTGCTTCGGGCTGACCGAGCCGGACATCGGGTCGGACCCGGGCAGCATGCGCACGCGGGCGCGCCGCGACGGGGCGGACTGGGTGCTCGACGGCCGCAAGATGTGGATCACCAACGGCAGCGTCGCCGACGTCGCGGTGGTGTGGGCGCAGACGGACGAGGGTGTGCGCGGGTTCGTGGTTCCCACGGACACGCCGGGTTTCTCGGCGCCGGAGATCAAGCACAAGCTGTCGCTGCGGGCATCGGTGACGAGCGAGCTGGTTCTGGACGGCGTGCGGCTGCCCGCGGACGCGGTGCTGCCCGAGGTGACCGGGCTGAAGGGCCCGCTGAGCTGCCTGAACGAGGCGCGGTTCGGGATCGTGTGGGGCGCGATGGGTGCGGCGCGGTCGTGCCTGCACGCGGCGCTGTCCTACGCGGGCGAACGCACCCAGTTCGGCAAGCCGATCGCCGGTTTCCAGCTGACGCAGCAGAAACTCGTCGACATGACGCTGGAGTACACCAAGGGCGTGCTGCTGGCGTTGCACCTGGGGCGCCGGAAGGACGCGGGGGCGCTCCGGCCGGAGCAGGTGAGCCTCGGCAAGCTCAACAACGTGCGCGAGGCGCTGGACATCTGCCGCGCGGCGCGGACGATCCTGGGCGCCAACGGGATTTCGCTGGAGTACCCGGTGATCCGGCACATGAACAACTTGGAGTCCGTGCTGACCTACGAGGGCACCGTCGAGATGCACACGCTGGTCGTCGGCCAGGCGATCACCGGCCACGCCGCCTTCCGGTGA